Genomic window (Mya arenaria isolate MELC-2E11 chromosome 16, ASM2691426v1):
CTTATAGTACAATCAGAATCTAAATATAGTCATCCTTACCCGCTTGAACTCGCTCATATTGGTTGCATTAACTGGCGAGCCAATAAAGCCAAGGTGATCCAACTGTGTCACTTCACCACCTCCTTGGTTGTCTCTGACAAATAGCTGAAACAGTCAATCCATGGTGAACCAATGGTGATGTGAAAATACTCATgccaaaaatagttttaataatgaaatatcattttacattacattctatcaaagaaatgtttttcaaatataaaactgttcgttatttaatactgaaatatcattttacattacactctatcaaatataaaactgttcaagttaTTAAATACTCAATTCTTTTTCTTGTAATGGCCAAAAAAGCCAAAATTTTTGACCTACTAAACCCCAAGATCAGTCTTTCAGAAGCTATTGATTAGAAAATGTTTTCCTAGTATTTTTAAAGACTAACATGCTGTTGACCTACTGACCCAAAAATTGGGAGGGATAAGTTCTGATAATCTTCATGTCATTCATAAATTATTGATCGAAAATGAAAGTGTgatgcagaaaaaaatgtaataaataaatgtatctgCACCGCTTCATTAGTAACCTACAAAAACATCACCACATGAACCCTAACATGTCTCTGTTtgtattttctgtgacaaaaaggCATTAACCAACAATGgttaaagcaagagttatgcAACGGTTGctagtaacatgtgtaccatggcataaaaaaaaaatgtttggttagggttacatccttttcaaaattaggtagggtaggtaggcttttttttttattatttggtttatataagactgtcattttcatcatagcGGAATGtggttaaagttatcttctgagAAAGCATTTATGGTTTTAAACTactttaaactacatattgaaaagcaattaaaaaaaaaaaattgttccccattttttttttcaaactgactaaaAAACCCgatagggtcggcgcctattccgtaggtagggtcgggtaaccgaACCAAATGAATTTTTTTAAGGCCCAAGTTCCAGTTGAATATCTTTCACTTGAAATACTTTTAATGTGTCTGTCTTAACagaatttaatatttgaagtaaaaaaaatgtcaataaaacacacaatttaatataaaatcatgcATAAAAGCATTTTAGTCACATATTTGAAGTACTGTTATGGCCTAGGTAAGTTTTTGAATGCAACACTGTCACTGACACCAATGGTGATGAAAAACTCCGACAAAAAGATAACCACAATacctgaaaatattttactgaaaaaaagacaaacatttaCATGCATATTCTCTTGCAGTAAAAGAAAACTCATTGAATACTCTTTTTGAAAAGCTATCTAATTTCATCCTAAAccaagttattttttatttttctaaaaaaaatattattgtagCTTTTCAATGTTTGGTCAATCATAGAAAACTTTTTCcagtaatttaaaaataaaataaaatataattgtagcCTTTTgtgtagtttaaacatttcaatgtttgGCCAAACATACTCAACATTATCCCTgtaattgtttttcttaaaaaaatgttctaatAGCTTTTTGTTAGtttaacatttcaatgtttGGTCAATCTTGTCATATGACAACAACAATTAGTTATCATCGGAGAGAAACTTACCGTAACACTTGTGACATTTTGGAACTTGACATATCTCAGAGTGGCCAAATTTCCCTCTTTTATATCCTCAGTTGTCagcctaaaaaaaacaaaaaacaggacatattaaagggactggacACCAATGGTAACAAGaatggcaaatacagtatttcctcaaaataaggctaaaattgtcaatatgagctaGTATTAGGCGATAATACATCAGTTTAtatgataaagaaaatattttgtcgctgtgtCAGCTaatttacccgtttaaaaaaaaGCACATATTGGTTCCAAGTTTATAGTGTGTAATTTAGCTtgtgaaagtcatgtgattGGTACAGATACTGACCCGTTTTTGAAATTTACTGCTCTTTACGTCGTAAAAAAAtccagtaaattttgaattagaaaaatatgcaaaagGTTTGGCAAATGCATGTGTGATAAGCAATgtgataatacatcattaagtaAGATTCCAAGAGGTGTACacaataatatcaatttatgacagtttttgacaattgtcttttttcttgcaattgtatccaatataattataaatgcagGCCTCTAGCAAAGTATCCAAATAAATTAGGTCTACAGGTTACAGTTTATTGTAATTTCACCCAATGTCAGTGTCCAGAATgcttaaaaattattatttaaaattatttcattaatctTATCTTCAAATTCTCCTACAGAACAGAGCCTTCCAACTAACACCTCATGAAACTGATGAGATATTTACAAAGTGTGGGCTAACTCGGATATATGGGTGTACAATCCATAAGCTTTTTGCCTTTGACAGATATCAGGGTATCCTGGAACAGgcatggtattcaatattcaacttaagtaaatcttatggtcatacatcattgactccaatcactctattggtcagttattaataacaagtaatcctaTTAGCTACATCATTCTGATATCAAATTAAGACCAGTATTGAATACCAGACCTGTCCTCATTTTTTAGAAAAGTTCTAAAATAAGCCCTTATTTACATTCAGACTGCTTGAAAGCTTGCATGTTATAACTTTAAGTATATACTATTGTGTAACCTACGGTTATACAATTGGGTCAAGggttttatatcaaaatgaatttacaGAGCtacattttctcaaaattttAGACAAGTAACCATCAtcaaagcttcgcaaaagctgtgCTTAAAACTTCATTAAAGTGCTGATGAAGCATACAGCATTTGCTTTTTACTAAAATGCAGTATTGGGGAAAAACCCCCACAGCTTTTGCGAAATactttcaacatttattgaaaaaacgCAGCTTTAAAAGAGCACAGCTTTTGCCAAGAGCGGCAACTTTTGAGAAGCTTTGTGCAGTAAAAGGGCAGCTGTGCTTTATTCCCTGAAACTGACAAAAACCTGTGCATCTATAATGACACGAGTTTCTTTAAGGATGAATATTGTATACCAGTAATACGAACTTCTAAGTCCGTGTTGGTTCCTTGTTGTCTACATTGTAAAAACCGTGGCTGTAACATTTTAGGATAAACATGgtataagtatatttttataatttttatacttACTCAAGGGTCTGTGTTGGCTCCATGCTATCTGCTGAGTCAAAGTCCAGAGACCGAGGCTGGTTCTGAAACACCTTCACAGTCTTGGGTCctttgtctggaaaaaaaacatttaaacaaatagttaAATAAAGACATGTTCCATTAcataatttttgaaaattggAACAAATTTTAGGAAGTTTGCCCTTCtacataaaattgtaaaatgttaagtaagtagaaaaacaacacaaaatcaACTGTTTACTTTTTGctagtacagtcgaaccccttAGGCTCGATCTCCCAGGGACCAGCAAAAATAACTTGAGCCTCAGAAAACTCAAGACAAGCAGAAATGCTTACcatcagtataaagaaatcggtctttTACATTCAGTTTGAGCCAAGAAGTAATTGAGCCAGGCAAGTTCCAGCCAagggggttcgactgtacatttGACTCATATTTTGTATCACAAGTCTCTAGCCAAACTTACCCTCTGGACCATACAGTTTTAATGAGTGAAGCTTTACAGGCTGACTAAACTCTATGCTGATAAGGAGCTGAAAAACACAGTGACAAAACTTCAAAAGCCTTTTAACATTTAGTACAAGCACATTGTGCTACATCAGGGCAGGTTTCTTAAGTGATTTCCTTAAGTATCTTACTGATTAGATATTGGCAGTATGGccgccgccattttgttttcctgttgACAAAGCCTTTTGGAAATACAGATCAGGAATGAGTCTTTATTCTTTGCAATCCGGAAAAAAACACTCCTTTGTGATCTGTATAATTACTTAAGACTTTTTGTCAACAGAGACACCTATACAAGGAAAATAAcgataatgtttttatgatataattttagaACTTTTTCCTTTATGCCTAAAAAAAAGGCCTAACAAGGTTGGTGAGGAAAAAATAAGGTCAGTTGGGTTACTGGAAACAcaggtttttttgttttttggcctAAGACGGTGGTTGGTCAAAGCAAAACAAAGCAAATGACAAACCATACACTAGGGTAGCTAACCTTGTCAGTATCAGTTCCACTCTAGGTAGCCCCCTTGCTGGTAATAGAGTGGGCCATAATATTGTTGTCAGCTTACGGTAGATGGTTATCAGTTTAACAAAGCAAATGGCAAACAACACTAATGAGAGCAACTCATCTATTTACAAGTCAGATTCTGGTAGCTTGTAAGACAGTTTGCCAATGGATGATCACCAGCTTCTTAAACAAATGGCAATCCCTAAACTAAGGAGAGTAACTCTCATCAGACTATAGGTAGCCTCCCTTGCTGCTAAGACAGTGAGGAAGTGGATGATTGTCAGCTTAGAAACAAAATTGCAAACCCTGAACTAAGGGGAGTAACTCACCTGTTCATCACAGTCAGACTCTAGGTAGCCTCCCTTGCTGCTAAGACAATGGGCCAGTGGATGATCATCAGCTTCATTAAGGCACTCACATCCAGACTTGTTTATAAAAGTGCTCAGGTCCATCTGCAAATAgattaaatttgttaatgggaataaaaaaagacaaaaaaaaagactGGAGTACCCGGTACTGCAATGATATGTCTAATATTTGAGATAACAAATCAAATATCTTTTAAGATCATGTCTGTCTACCAAAGCTCAATAGGTTAAATCTGGCATTGACTGTGTTctcaaaattcaaatattgacaGTTGTCCACActtttactttgtttttttaagtgtgtgtttcaAACCTTGAGGGtttagacaccagatgataccattgccagaaaatataaataaaaatgtcaaagaaataaaattgatattgttgtgtacaaccTATTAAACCTTACTTTTGGCTGTATTACATGGTTAACGACGCATGAATATTTCTCAGTGTTTAGTGTATTCTTCTAATTCAATGTTTACTGGGTTGTCTACCATGTTAATCctagtaaatataaaaataacatcagaaAAATAACATCAGTTTATATATCTGTATTAATCGtttgactttcacatgctaaatatacacactataaactgggaaacccttatacattattttttaacaggTATACTAAgatgagacagcgacaaaaaaatatttcatcatgtaaaatgatgtactAGGCCTCATACTAGTTTGTATTGGAAATcataggcttgttttgaggaaatactgtatatGCCGATTTAGGAACCATCTTATGTCTAGTCccttaaagctttatacaggccccaatttctccaaacttcttaagtcccttataacaggattaagctaatctcattatttttggttttcaggtaattgcgtaatatttacttctttaagagtttttttcactttagatagaaattatctttatgataatcacaatacacaattttcatttatcaaaattcaatttaagtatgtatttcggctaattgaaataagctacttaagcctgttaagcttaagaagttttgagaaattggggccagaagattactttaccacaattctccaatgatgataataatgttcTTTCATAAAGCCTTATTAAAAATCCCGATTTGTTTGCCTGTGTCCTATACATCCTCGAGTCCTATACACAACAAGGCAGTCTGAAGGcagtctcgtgtgaccttgacctttgaggtatggacccgggtcaaggtcactgcacatcgtctcaatgaggacaacatttgtacgaagtaatatggtaatccatcaatgcataagtaagttccCGGACACGAACTGTTACAgccggacagacggacagactgacagacagaTGAAGTGCATTCCTCCGTGGCGGAggattaataaaatatacagcaacactttttaaaagttttagcAAAGCATAACATGAATATTAAAGATCTTTATGAATTAAAAGCTATTAGAATGCCTCTTCTTAGTCTTAACGGTTGAGGTGTTAGCACAATAATGCCAACAGCTCCACCAAGGCTATCAAAATACTTCATTGATTTCAGCTCATATAAATTCACATGTCTTTGTCTTTCTCATTATAAAACTACCTATAGATCtatatatatcaaaacacaTCATTAGTTTTTCAGCAATGTCCCATGTGATAATTTTTTATACATACACGCGTGCTGTCTAAAAATAGCTTTCTAAAGGGCCTGGGCACAATACAAGCTTATTAAAATATAGTTGGAAATACTTGTAAGTAAGCAGTTGTCCGACTTAACACAAGCCCACatgccctgcactggtaaaatgtcttatgggcttgctcaaattctgaattttatatagcagggcttgttcaaaagtTTGATGTCAAGCAATTGTATAACAATTTTGGCTTGTTCATCGggtccaaaagtctaattttgttCACTGAGTAAGGCGCAAAaaactaaatatagaaatataaataaactggAAAAGGTTCatcaaataacataataataatgccGGAAATAATTTATCACTTCATATGGTTAACATGATATGCTTTCTGATATATATCTATACAAGAGATgtttaatcaataaaatttaggggtcatcaactggtcaggcccaacatttATGTCAAGTTTGCTGACTATTGGTCCAGGAATTGAAGatttatcactcggacaagctttagtCTACCAATGGGCCGAGAGACCTACCAACCGACATATgtaaagcaatataccccctcttctGTGAAGGGGGGCAATATAATGTCTCTTGATACTCACATGGCCCTTCACCATGACTTCGTCTCCCCCATCCTCTTCCCCTTCCCCGCCGTACCACTTTTTAATCTTCTCCTCAAGGCTGTTTGGGTCTGCTCCGCGCTGGGAATCAATCTTCACTTTGTTCTTGTAGAATATGAACGTGGGCATGGCTGAAACACCTTGTGCCTGGGCTGTCCCCTAAGAATTTAATTTGATATTCATTACTTTTGTTAACCAAAGTTGCTTATGGAAATcttctcatatatatataatagaaaaGATTGTTAATGCAGGATCATCTTGAGCCTATTTGTACcccaaaaaatgaaattccatGTTTGTTCgttttgtttaaaccaaatttccGATCATTCGGAAAGCCTCGGCCATTTTTCTATGGAAAAAAAACCTCAGATGAATGCCAGAACATGATTAGAAGAAGTTTGTAAAActttaataatagtattaattatttgtagtgttttaacgagATTTTTGCATATacatcttagtttaaattgactGCATGTGAAGTTTATAATGCAAACATTCCCAAGAGATAAGTCATCAAGTTTAACCGCTTAACTGACATTACTATGCAATCTACTTGCAACATAGTTATATGTAAAAAATTCTGACATTTCAGACCGTCCATAAATATCTGATGTTGTTTTCGAAGGTAAAAGGCCTCACAGTTCCAATTGTGCCCAAAGACATGTCAACTTACAAGATATTGGTCAAAGTCATTTTTTAGGCACATTGTCATGACAACTTACCTGACATTGGTCAACGTCAACCTTTAGGAAAACAGTCTTCAGACATGTATGTCAACTTATCTGACATTGGTAGACGTCAACATTTAAGAACCCTGCCCACAGACATGTCAACCTACCTGACATTGGTCGACTTCAACCTTTAAGAACACACCTTCTGACATGACAACTTACCTGACATTGGTCGACGTCAACCTTTAGGAACACTGCCTACCGACATGTCAACTACCCTGACATTGGTCGACATCAACCTTTAGGAACAATGCCTTCCAACATGACAACTTACCTGACATTGGTCGACGTTAACCTTTAGGAACCCTGCCTTCAGACATGTCAACTTACCTGACATTGGTGGAAGTCAACCTTTAGGAACACTGCCTTCCGCCATGACAACTTACCTGACATTGGTCGACGTCAACCTTTAGGAACACTGCCTTCAGACATGTCAACTTACCCGACATTGGTTGACGTCAACCTTTAGGAACCCTGCCTTCAGACATGTCAACTTATCTGACATTGGTGGAAGTCAACCTTTAGGAACACTGCCTTCCGCCATGACAACTTACCTGACATTGGTCGACGTCAACCTTTAGGAACACTGCCTTAGGGTACTTTGCACTGAGCTGAACGAACAAAGGAGCTATCCGGTTACATGGTCCACACCTGAAATGTAGTGggatttcaattttatttactgaaaaaCGACCAACAAAAATCATGGCCTTATAGATACAACATGTAGAAACTGATAGATTATGTAAAATTCTCACGGAAGATTCTCACCTCTGATGTTTGGGAGAGATTATCGCTGAGAATCTTGTGCTGGAAAATGGTTCCAGTTTGACTAACAATAATTGTTCCAATTATTGTTAGTACAAACAGTTTTTGACAACACCTAATTGTAGTTTAATTCATTAATAACTTGTACTTCTTAACTATGCTACGTAATGTGtatgtttgaaattattatgtgttgtttttgCTTTCAGCCATATTGTTGATGATAACAACTGAAAACTTTCGAAAGTATAAATGAACTAAACTTTTGTCATTCTATGAACATAGTGTTttaatgattatgatgttgaGTTCCAAATGTTCCAAACAAAAATCCTATCCTTTAGAACATGTTATTCCATTTGGAAATCGTCACAGGTATGATCAGAAAACCTGGCAAAATAACTGGTTAATATATCTTAATTCTTTTTTCCTTGTCAATATAAAAATTAGCAACAAAGGCCTTGACAAatcaaatttttaaacaaaattgttggaCTGGCAATTTTTTTTCAGACCAACAAACTATTGGAAGCtgttagtccaaataattgtacgtttatagttttttttacgatttttgatatggcaaatgaGCCATAATATGGAGTCCGGGATTTTGCGTTACATCACAGAAATTTCAGTTTAATCGTATGTATCTGAAGAAATACATGTGATATACagatttgtaaaattaaagaaaattttcaaGACAAATAACTGTCTT
Coding sequences:
- the LOC128222227 gene encoding thioredoxin-like protein 1 translates to MANNVRVIATDAEFDPELTNAGNKLVVVDYYATWCGPCNRIAPLFVQLSAKYPKAVFLKVDVDQCQGTAQAQGVSAMPTFIFYKNKVKIDSQRGADPNSLEEKIKKWYGGEGEEDGGDEVMVKGHMDLSTFINKSGCECLNEADDHPLAHCLSSKGGYLESDCDEQLLISIEFSQPVKLHSLKLYGPEDKGPKTVKVFQNQPRSLDFDSADSMEPTQTLELTTEDIKEGNLATLRYVKFQNVTSVTLFVRDNQGGGEVTQLDHLGFIGSPVNATNMSEFKRVAGKKGESH